From the genome of Glycine max cultivar Williams 82 chromosome 2, Glycine_max_v4.0, whole genome shotgun sequence, one region includes:
- the LOC102669237 gene encoding uncharacterized protein, which yields MDEDQWAYYSSMSEEVDMDFQDEQDCGVNEGHVDCSDAFNTSQVFATQEDVLKWARTVAHENNFVAVIMRSDTYTGSRGRTSFVLIGCERSDKYKCRKKEFVRRDTGTRKCGCPFKICGKPVHGGEGWTVKLICGIHNHELAKTLVGHPYAGRLTDDEKNIIADMTKYRLPLLDFVGVTPTGMTFSAGFAYLEGERVNNLVWALEQFRGLFLRNDHLPIVIVTDRDLALMNAVKVVFPECTDLLCRVESAHWSLKKVLQNSIGDLCSVWDAMNNMMTLQHTEIGASFETSTHVVGHVFKKTLYKRLLGMVSRYALNEISVEFECVHHFKDNLSSCGCVLRTTLGLPCACELQRYDGGSIPLDVVHMYWRRLNFSDQGLCEAEVSIKEEMDRIYKRFEELDVCGKATFKSKLREFMFPDETSMCPPPTKVKMKGVPKKVMKRSERSTKRDPSYWEYVDAYHSVQNNNTSVRPSASSFEPPKPARMIPMLDQFPPFMHGFIEDVVDVKADDNCGYQSVFALLGMGEECWAVMHNELIKELGKWLQDYIKIFGGTERYEQLRLSLHVDGLSKSFTFFPLRSRPPADSSAHRMICVGHVFGSLSERSLSLTAYGIVVVKKFVSGGKTMANCICR from the exons atggacgaagatcaatgggcATATTACAGTTCgatgtctgaagaagttgatatggattTTCAAGATGAACAAGATTGTGGTGTGAATGAaggacatgttgattgttcagatgcttttaatacttctcag GTCTTTGCAACCCAAGAAGATGTTTTGAAGtgggctcgaacagttgcccatgaaaacaATTTTGTTGCAGTAATTATGAGGTCTGATACATATACTGGTAGCAGAGGAAGaacttcatttgtgttaattgggtgtgaaaggagcgATAAGTACAAGtgtaggaagaaagaatttgttagaagagacaCAGGCACTagaaaatgtggttgtccctttaAGATTTGTGGAAAACCAGTGCATGGAGGTGAAGGTTGGACGGTGAAGCTGATATGTGGGATTCACAACCATGAATTGGCGAagaccttagttggacatccatatgctgGGAGATTGACAGATGATGAGAAGAATATcattgctgatatgacgaa gtacaggCTCCCATTGCTTGACTTTGTGGGGGTGACACCAACCGGGATGACtttctctgctgggtttgcatatctggagggtgaGCGTGTGAACAATCTTGTATGGGCATTGGAACAGTTTCGAGgcctttttttaagaaacgatCACCTTCCTATTGTTATTGTCACAGACAGAGACCTAGCCCTaatgaatgctgtgaaagttgTGTTTCCGGAGTGTACGgatttgttgtgcag ggttgaatctgctcattGGTCTCTGAAAAAGGTATTACAGAATAGCATTGGAGACCtctgtagtgtttgggatgcaatgaacaacatgatgacgCTGCAGCACACTGAAATTGGAGCATCATTCGAAACAAGTACGCATGTCGTTGGTCATGTTTTTaagaaaaccttatacaagagactTTTGGGAATGGTGTCAAGGTacgctttaaatgaaatttcGGTTGAGTTTGAGTGCGTACATCATTTCAAAGACAATCTATCTTCTTGTGGGTGTGTCTTGAGAACCACGCtaggtcttccttgtgcatgcgAGCTACAAAGGTATGATGGTGGAAGCATCCCACTGGATGTAGTCCATATGTACTGGAGGAGACTTAATTTTTCAGACCAGGGGCTATGTGAGGCCGAAGTtagcatcaaggaagagatggatagaatatataaaagattcGAGGAACTTGATGTTTGCGGGAAAGCTACTTtcaagagtaaacttcgagaatTTATGTTTCCCGATGAGACctctatgtgtcctcctccaacAAAGGTTAAGATGAAAGGTGTCCCGAAAAAGGTAATGAAAAGAAGCGAAAGATCGACAAAGCGCGATCCATCttattgggagtatgttgatgcttatcATTCAGTTCAAAACAACAACACCTCAGTTAGACCCAGTGCATCATCTTTTGAACCACCGAAGCCAGCAAGGATGATCcccatgttggatcaatttccgCCATTTATGCATGGTTTCATTGAGGATGTTGTTGATGTGAAAGCGGATGATAATTGTGGATATCAGTCAGTTTTTGCTTTGTTAGGTATGGGAGAAGAGTGTTGGGCTGTGATGCATAacgaattgattaaagaacttggcaaatgGTTGCAAGACTACATAAAGATCTTTGGTGGCACGGAGAGATATGAACAGCTGAGGTTGTCCCTACACGTGGATGGGTTATCCAAG
- the LOC100797011 gene encoding uncharacterized protein — MKASLKFREEHKKPLFRAKVPLSILGKPFQSGIVAGESKELTLNLCTFFESGPSLKVAYRPNDSKNPFSLIVKTGTGPFGSPLKSSMLMSCEFSVPGRTGSPLFMLHFKPRFGDFTFKKTQSSIFDGKGFGSLNTQNDAVELENGTVETPLMESAKVSILGDGASGAVAGMFSGVEVAARTTLPVRGRAAVKFRWGVRVPSEFKGNNAFQKIPFLVMDKIGVEHMMECGVSKEKVSAGEKSRVPASADVAEACFAVKRQMEVLQAENGLLRNAVEDLRREIVGVRTSSSVMGKSPNLRKNEKKTTSDYGNFPGKSTEAEASEKLKKALMGAAAGSS, encoded by the coding sequence ATGAAAGCCTCTTTGAAGTTCCGAGAAGAACACAAGAAACCCCTCTTCCGTGCAAAAGTCCCACTGAGCATCCTCGGCAAGCCCTTCCAATCCGGCATAGTCGCTGGCGAATCCAAAGAACTCACACTCAACCTTTGCACCTTCTTCGAATCGGGTCCTTCTCTCAAAGTCGCGTATCGCCCCAACGACTCCAAGAACCCCTTTTCCTTAATAGTGAAAACGGGAACTGGACCCTTCGGTTCCCCTCTTAAGAGCTCCATGCTCATGAGCTGTGAGTTCAGTGTTCCCGGTAGAACCGGTTCCCCGTTGTTCATGCTTCATTTCAAACCCCGCTTCGGCGACTTCACTTTCAAGAAGACGCAGTCTTCGATTTTTGATGGGAAAGGGTTTGGGTCTCTGAACACACAAAACGACGCCGTTGAACTTGAGAACGGAACCGTTGAAACGCCGTTGATGGAATCGGCGAAGGTTTCGATTCTCGGCGACGGTGCCTCCGGCGCCGTCGCTGGGATGTTCTCCGGCGTGGAGGTGGCGGCTCGGACGACGCTGCCGGTGCGGGGACGCGCCGCCGTAAAGTTCCGGTGGGGAGTTAGGGTTCCGTCGGAGTTCAAGGGGAACAACGCGTTTCAGAAAATTCCGTTTCTCGTGATGGATAAGATCGGCGTGGAACACATGATGGAGTGCGGCGTTTCGAAGGAGAAGGTTAGCGCCGGAGAGAAGTCTAGGGTTCCGGCGAGCGCTGACGTGGCGGAGGCGTGTTTTGCGGTGAAGCGGCAGATGGAGGTTCTGCAGGCGGAGAACGGGTTGCTGAGGAACGCCGTGGAGGATCTCCGGCGAGAAATCGTCGGCGTTCGAACCTCAAGTTCGGTTATGGGCAAAAGCCCTAATTTGagaaagaatgagaagaaaacgACGTCGGATTATGGTAATTTTCCCGGGAAATCGACGGAGGCTGAAGCGAGCGAGAAGTTGAAGAAAGCGTTGATGGGAGCGGCTGCTGGTAGTTCTTGA
- the LOC100817993 gene encoding uncharacterized protein — MPPPTPLSSASAALRRRLQQSLRTRGGAESGPSRWTSPGHEERPKGYLFNRTPPPPGQSRKWEDWELPCYVTSFLTIVILGVGLNAKPDLTIETWAHEKALERLKIENSLAAAATNNNSESSSYDESD; from the coding sequence ATGCCGCCACCAACGCCCCTGAGCAGCGCCTCCGCCGCGCTCCGGCGGCGGCTGCAGCAGTCCCTGCGGACCCGCGGCGGCGCGGAGTCCGGGCCGAGCCGGTGGACGAGCCCCGGCCACGAGGAGAGGCCGAAGGGGTACCTCTTCAATCGGACCCCTCCGCCCCCGGGCCAGTCCCGCAAGTGGGAGGACTGGGAGCTCCCCTGCTACGTCACCAGCTTCCTCACTATCGTCATCCTCGGCGTCGGCCTCAACGCCAAGCCCGATCTCACCATCGAAACCTGGGCCCACGAAAAAGCCCTCGAGCGCCTCAAGATCGAAAACTCCCTCGCCGCCGCCGCAACCAATAACAACAGCGAGTCGTCGTCCTACGACGAATCGGACTGA